Proteins encoded in a region of the Leopardus geoffroyi isolate Oge1 chromosome E2, O.geoffroyi_Oge1_pat1.0, whole genome shotgun sequence genome:
- the RPS9 gene encoding 40S ribosomal protein S9 gives MPVARSWVCRKTYVTPRRPFEKSRLDQELKLIGEYGLRNKREVWRVKFTLAKIRKAARELLTLDEKDPRRLFEGNALLRRLVRIGVLDEGKMKLDYILGLKIEDFLERRLQTQVFKLGLAKSIHHARVLIRQRHIRVRKQVVNIPSFIVRLDSQKHIDFSLRSPYGGGRPGRVKRKNAKKGQGGAGAGDDEEED, from the exons ATGCCGGTGGCCCGGAGCTGGGTTTGCCGCAAAACCTACGTGACCCCTCGGAGGCCCTTCGAGAAATCCCGCCTCGATCAAGAGTTGAAGCTGATCG GCGAGTATGGGCTCCGCAACAAACGTGAGGTGTGGAGGGTCAAGTTCACCCTGGCCAAGATCCGCAAGGCTGCCCGGGAGCTGCTGACGCTGGACGAGAAGGATCCGCGGCGGCTGTTTGAAG GTAACGCTCTGCTGCGGCGACTCGTGCGCATTGGGGTGCTGGACGAGGGCAAGATGAAGCTGGATTACATCCTGGGCCTCAAGATCGAGGATTTCTTGGAGAGGCGCCTGCAGACCCAGGTCTTCAAGCTGGGCTTGGCCAAATCCATCCACCATGCCCGCGTGCTGATCCGCCAGCGCCATATCAG GGTCCGAAAGCAGGTGGTGAACATCCCGTCCTTCATTGTCCGCCTGGACTCCCAGAAGCACATCGACTTCTCCCTGCGCTCTCCATACGGGGGCGGCCGCCCTGGTCGCGTGAAGAGGAAGAATGCCAAGAagggccagggtggggctggagccGGAGATGACGAGGAGGAGGATTGA